In Pseudomonas sp. R76, one genomic interval encodes:
- a CDS encoding ATP-dependent nuclease encodes MRVTKITVENFRLLKKTTVDIEKNLSLIIGKNNCGKTSFLLCLEKFIGGNSTKNTFTFEDLNSDTKDLLLKVVEGTSPNDQRIAISLKIFIQYDDEDDLEHIGDKVIMDLDPENKYVVLAFEYGANKEDIQSLSTDFHNIRSKKLAEGKPYKNLFDHLKESHGKYFSISRRSLRFDIESNLEDDTDFVDLDAEGINLSKIINFKWISARRNVSNKDADNSLSVLSAKIYKKLESGNPDQNVVEDFKDTLTTTDNKLNLVYEKIFEDVIDDVKKFGGINQNESIIKIVSSLQHRDLLEENTTVMYGLGGGEHDLPENYNGLGYLNLISMIFEIKLKLHDFHKDISESPSDVNLLFIEEPEAHTHPQLQRIFIKNIKSLLRPGITRTDGVVRTLQTILSTHSSYIVSESDFEDIKYFKKKDGCVTSKNLKDLKDYYGDSQHYTFLKQYLTIHRSELFFADKAIFIEGDTERVLLPAMMMKIDQEDLIEDITSGSTSQIPLLSQNISMIEVGAYSHIFEKFVNFIGVRSLIITDIDSAKEFPDLDEHDKPQLNKQGEAKTELKKCRVAEGTHTTNASLVFFYNTDDLAFYSALKMTNKTLTKKTDTPWRQCADGELLCAYQTEEKNSLDEGYHARSFEDAFFHINRDFIKGLTFDEQNKFIGKIKLPSLVQKHLKDFANSVTDAYTCAEKAIGSKPSFAMEVLLNSTTHELTLTDAQTGKPIKVDIEFSNWNTPSYIKEALKWLKQG; translated from the coding sequence GAAGGCACATCACCTAATGATCAGCGGATAGCAATATCATTAAAAATATTCATCCAATATGACGACGAAGATGATCTTGAGCACATCGGCGACAAGGTGATAATGGACCTTGACCCCGAAAACAAATATGTGGTTCTGGCTTTTGAGTATGGAGCCAACAAAGAGGACATACAAAGTCTTTCAACCGACTTCCACAATATAAGATCTAAAAAACTAGCTGAAGGAAAACCTTACAAAAACCTATTTGATCACCTGAAAGAATCACACGGCAAATATTTTTCAATATCAAGACGCAGTCTGCGATTCGATATAGAATCGAACTTAGAAGACGACACGGATTTCGTCGACCTAGATGCTGAAGGCATCAACCTATCGAAAATAATAAATTTCAAATGGATTAGCGCACGTAGAAACGTGTCTAACAAAGACGCTGATAATTCGCTTTCCGTACTGTCCGCCAAAATTTACAAGAAACTTGAGTCTGGCAATCCAGATCAGAACGTTGTGGAAGATTTTAAGGACACATTAACCACGACTGACAACAAGCTTAACTTAGTGTATGAAAAAATATTTGAAGACGTAATTGACGATGTAAAAAAATTTGGAGGAATAAACCAGAACGAATCAATAATAAAAATCGTATCATCACTGCAACATCGAGACCTCTTGGAGGAAAACACTACAGTCATGTATGGATTGGGGGGGGGTGAGCACGACCTGCCTGAGAACTACAATGGTCTGGGATACCTCAATCTCATTAGCATGATATTTGAGATCAAGCTCAAGCTTCATGACTTCCATAAAGATATCAGCGAGTCACCTTCCGACGTCAACTTACTATTTATTGAAGAACCTGAAGCCCACACACATCCTCAACTCCAAAGAATCTTCATAAAAAATATTAAGTCTTTATTGAGACCAGGAATTACCCGTACCGACGGGGTTGTCAGAACTCTCCAGACAATATTGAGTACCCATTCGTCTTATATAGTTTCCGAAAGCGACTTTGAAGATATTAAATACTTCAAGAAGAAAGATGGGTGTGTGACCTCCAAAAACTTGAAAGACCTTAAAGATTATTATGGTGACTCACAGCATTATACCTTTCTGAAACAGTACCTTACAATTCATAGATCTGAATTGTTTTTTGCTGACAAAGCAATTTTTATCGAGGGTGATACCGAGCGAGTTTTACTTCCAGCAATGATGATGAAAATTGATCAGGAAGATCTAATAGAGGATATTACGTCTGGCTCGACAAGCCAGATTCCGCTGTTATCCCAAAACATCTCAATGATTGAGGTTGGTGCGTACTCACATATTTTTGAGAAATTTGTTAATTTTATTGGTGTCCGCTCCCTCATTATCACTGATATTGATTCAGCCAAAGAGTTCCCTGATTTAGATGAACACGACAAGCCTCAACTTAACAAGCAGGGGGAAGCAAAAACTGAACTTAAAAAATGCCGGGTTGCCGAAGGCACTCACACCACCAATGCATCTTTGGTTTTTTTCTATAATACTGACGATTTAGCATTTTACAGCGCTCTCAAGATGACAAATAAAACACTAACAAAAAAAACTGACACTCCTTGGCGTCAGTGCGCAGATGGGGAGCTACTTTGCGCATATCAAACCGAAGAAAAAAATTCGCTAGATGAGGGCTACCACGCACGTAGCTTCGAGGATGCTTTTTTTCACATAAATAGAGATTTTATAAAAGGCCTAACCTTCGATGAACAAAACAAATTTATCGGAAAGATAAAACTGCCTTCACTAGTCCAAAAACATCTAAAAGACTTTGCAAACTCCGTCACTGACGCCTACACATGTGCTGAAAAAGCAATAGGTAGCAAACCGTCTTTCGCTATGGAAGTACTATTAAATAGCACGACACATGAGTTAACACTTACAGATGCACAAACAGGCAAACCTATCAAAGTGGACATTGAGTTTTCCAACTGGAACACCCCTAGCTACATAAAGGAGGCTCTAAAATGGCTGAAGCAAGGTTAA
- a CDS encoding methionine synthase: MKKLLPTSTAGSLPKPAWLAQPETLWSPWKLQDEELIEGKQDALRLALQEQQHAGIDIVSDGEQTRQHFVTTFIEHLSGVDFEKRETVRIRDRYDASVPTVVGSVSRQKPVFVEDAKFLRQQTNQPIKWALPGPMTMIDTLYDAHYKSREKLAWEFAKILNQEARELEAAGVDIIQFDEPAFNVFFDEVNEWGVATLERAIEGLKCETAVHICYGYGIKANTDWKKTLGSEWRQYEEAFPKLQKSSIDIVSLECHNSHVPMDLIELIRGKKVMVGAIDVASNTIETPEEVANTLRKALQFVDADKLYPCTNCGMAPLSRGVSRGKLNALSAGADIVRRELLNQR; this comes from the coding sequence ATGAAAAAATTACTACCCACGTCCACTGCCGGCAGCTTGCCTAAACCTGCCTGGCTCGCGCAGCCTGAAACACTGTGGTCACCGTGGAAACTGCAAGACGAAGAATTGATTGAAGGCAAACAGGACGCGCTGCGTTTGGCCTTGCAAGAACAACAACACGCCGGCATTGATATCGTCAGTGATGGAGAGCAAACGCGTCAGCACTTTGTCACCACTTTTATCGAGCACCTCAGCGGCGTCGATTTCGAGAAGCGCGAAACCGTCAGAATTCGTGATCGCTACGATGCGAGCGTGCCGACCGTCGTCGGTTCGGTGAGTCGCCAAAAGCCCGTGTTTGTCGAAGACGCCAAGTTCTTGCGCCAGCAAACCAATCAACCGATCAAGTGGGCGCTGCCAGGCCCAATGACCATGATCGACACGCTTTACGACGCCCATTACAAAAGTCGTGAAAAACTCGCCTGGGAATTCGCCAAGATTCTCAACCAGGAAGCCCGCGAACTCGAAGCGGCAGGCGTGGATATCATCCAGTTTGACGAGCCCGCCTTTAACGTCTTCTTTGATGAAGTGAACGAGTGGGGCGTCGCCACCCTGGAAAGGGCCATCGAAGGCCTCAAGTGTGAAACCGCTGTGCACATCTGCTATGGCTACGGCATCAAAGCCAATACCGACTGGAAAAAGACCCTCGGTTCTGAATGGCGGCAATATGAAGAAGCCTTCCCCAAACTGCAAAAATCCAGCATCGACATCGTCTCGCTGGAATGCCACAACTCCCACGTGCCGATGGACCTGATTGAACTCATCCGCGGTAAAAAAGTGATGGTCGGCGCCATCGACGTAGCCTCCAACACCATCGAAACCCCCGAGGAAGTCGCCAACACCCTGCGCAAGGCACTGCAGTTTGTAGACGCCGACAAACTCTACCCTTGCACCAACTGCGGCATGGCGCCGTTATCCCGTGGCGTCTCCAGAGGCAAACTGAACGCGTTAAGTGCCGGCGCAGACATCGTCCGCCGCGAACTCTTGAACCAGCGCTGA
- a CDS encoding GNAT family N-acetyltransferase, whose amino-acid sequence MSAPLIEISDHANPDAEHLLGSGLAAFNEAVTGANDRRPLTVLIKDPATGQILGGITGKTSLGMAFLDLFHLPDTLRGAGLGSQLLQAFEDEARRRGCLNAVLYTISFQAPGFYEKHGWVRFGEIPCTPAGSSRVFLCKPL is encoded by the coding sequence ATGAGCGCACCCTTGATTGAAATCAGCGACCACGCCAACCCCGACGCCGAGCACCTGCTTGGCAGCGGCCTCGCCGCCTTCAATGAAGCCGTCACCGGCGCCAATGATCGCCGGCCGCTCACGGTGCTGATCAAAGACCCCGCCACCGGGCAAATCCTCGGCGGCATCACCGGCAAAACCTCCTTGGGCATGGCCTTTCTCGACCTGTTCCACTTGCCCGACACCCTGCGCGGCGCGGGCCTGGGCAGCCAGTTGCTGCAGGCTTTCGAAGACGAGGCGCGGCGCCGGGGTTGCCTCAATGCGGTGCTGTACACGATCAGCTTCCAGGCACCGGGGTTTTACGAGAAGCATGGGTGGGTGCGGTTTGGCGAGATACCTTGCACGCCTGCGGGCAGTAGCCGGGTGTTTTTGTGCAAGCCGCTTTGA
- a CDS encoding fructose-bisphosphate aldolase, with product MTTQHPPRRFTPMSQTATDYPVLLIDSDAPLRELHACASERLNAALAYLHLMACSNVSDYAEHDINTVANTARIMVQDVADVFTVMERRGFDVAAVS from the coding sequence ATGACTACTCAACACCCACCCCGCCGCTTCACCCCCATGTCCCAAACCGCAACCGACTACCCCGTCCTCCTCATCGACAGCGACGCCCCGCTCCGCGAGCTTCACGCTTGCGCCAGCGAGCGCCTGAACGCTGCCCTCGCCTACCTGCACTTGATGGCTTGTTCCAACGTATCCGACTACGCCGAGCACGACATCAATACCGTCGCCAATACCGCTCGGATCATGGTCCAGGATGTGGCGGATGTGTTTACGGTGATGGAGCGGCGGGGGTTTGATGTGGCTGCGGTGAGTTGA
- a CDS encoding UvrD-helicase domain-containing protein — MAEARLILEPEVQEIFKLIDDGKNFLLSGGAGSGKTYSLVQCIRQVLIENLNCTIACMTFTNAAVAEIRSRITDQRLHVGTIHEFLWDLIRPYRSELMDVLIQSLESEDPDSIINPDDDFDPSALKGKEVKYKEYTLVREGIISHDELLIIAHEMFRSHPKLCDIAKDRYKFIFIDEYQDTSASVIEIFLEHFQQGVKRNIVGFFGDAMQSIYDDGVGNLDKYIEKKIVYEVKKEQNRRNPRLVFELANRLRTDNLRQVASLDANAPNMLDGVIIEGEIKFIYTEGPNDQLQQVKDSLGWDFSQSKENKELNLTHNLIAPKAGFPELMLIYDGDKVLEFRDRIKKFIKVRKAPTDFSNFTFEQVIQNLTDTFPADKANLSPTPGMQQFIDLHRDLYERALAEPYEVFRRIYLSKDALVDDKKDDPNGSSKAGSKRDALIRHLFKIQHMVNLYESKKYNEFLKRSEFKIRSIDDKRRLKDLIDELKEMSNSTIGTVIDRADELGICRKDDKLSVFIARNCYVYDRVREVRFAEFKKLYQYLEGYTPFSTQHKIKGAEFDNVLVVLDNGRWSKYNFNYLFEEAGNPSVLERTKKLFYVCSTRSKKSLVVYYRNPSEKALATAIRWFGVAAVSSMD; from the coding sequence ATGGCTGAAGCAAGGTTAATCTTAGAACCTGAAGTCCAGGAGATATTTAAATTAATTGATGACGGGAAAAATTTCTTGCTTAGCGGGGGCGCAGGCAGTGGCAAGACTTATTCACTGGTACAGTGTATAAGACAAGTATTAATCGAAAATTTGAATTGTACTATTGCCTGTATGACGTTTACAAATGCTGCGGTTGCAGAAATTCGTAGCCGCATAACTGATCAAAGGCTGCACGTAGGCACGATTCATGAGTTTTTATGGGATCTAATACGCCCATACAGATCAGAGCTTATGGATGTGTTGATACAGTCTTTGGAGAGTGAAGACCCTGATTCTATTATAAATCCGGACGATGACTTTGATCCCTCTGCATTGAAAGGGAAAGAGGTCAAGTACAAAGAATACACATTAGTCCGAGAAGGCATTATATCTCATGACGAATTGCTCATTATCGCTCACGAAATGTTCCGCTCCCACCCGAAACTTTGTGACATAGCAAAAGACAGATACAAATTTATATTTATCGACGAATATCAAGACACGTCAGCATCGGTGATTGAAATATTTCTTGAGCATTTCCAGCAAGGAGTGAAGAGAAATATTGTCGGATTCTTTGGGGATGCGATGCAGTCAATTTATGACGACGGCGTTGGAAATCTAGACAAATATATTGAGAAAAAAATTGTCTACGAGGTAAAGAAAGAACAAAATCGAAGAAACCCAAGGTTAGTATTTGAGCTTGCCAACAGGTTGAGAACTGACAATTTGCGGCAAGTAGCTTCACTCGACGCAAATGCGCCCAACATGCTAGACGGCGTAATTATAGAAGGCGAAATTAAGTTTATTTACACCGAAGGGCCAAATGATCAATTGCAGCAAGTTAAAGACTCGCTGGGCTGGGATTTCAGCCAAAGCAAAGAAAATAAAGAATTAAACCTAACTCATAATTTGATCGCACCTAAAGCAGGCTTTCCTGAGCTAATGCTAATATATGATGGCGATAAAGTACTCGAATTTCGGGACCGCATAAAGAAATTTATCAAAGTTCGAAAAGCTCCCACGGACTTTTCGAACTTTACATTCGAACAGGTAATACAAAATTTAACTGATACATTTCCAGCAGACAAAGCGAATCTATCTCCTACACCGGGGATGCAGCAGTTTATAGACCTGCATCGCGATCTGTACGAACGCGCACTTGCCGAGCCGTATGAGGTTTTCAGGCGTATATACTTGTCTAAAGACGCCCTTGTAGACGATAAAAAAGATGATCCAAACGGATCTTCAAAGGCTGGTAGTAAACGTGATGCCTTGATAAGACACTTATTCAAGATTCAACATATGGTGAACCTTTACGAAAGCAAAAAATACAATGAGTTTCTGAAGCGCTCGGAGTTTAAGATACGCTCAATCGATGACAAGAGAAGACTTAAGGATCTCATCGATGAATTAAAAGAAATGTCCAACTCAACAATCGGCACAGTCATCGACAGAGCTGATGAACTCGGGATATGCAGAAAGGATGATAAGCTTTCGGTTTTTATAGCACGTAACTGCTATGTTTACGACAGAGTGAGAGAGGTTAGATTTGCTGAATTCAAAAAATTATACCAATACTTAGAAGGCTACACCCCATTCTCCACTCAGCACAAAATAAAAGGGGCTGAATTCGATAATGTTCTTGTTGTATTAGATAACGGAAGATGGAGCAAATATAATTTTAATTATCTCTTCGAAGAAGCGGGCAACCCATCTGTCCTTGAAAGAACAAAGAAGCTTTTCTATGTTTGCAGTACGCGTTCTAAAAAAAGCTTGGTCGTTTATTATCGGAACCCCAGCGAGAAAGCCTTAGCAACTGCTATAAGATGGTTTGGAGTTGCCGCCGTATCGAGTATGGATTGA
- a CDS encoding DUF1852 domain-containing protein, translating into MNNEFAFAIKRIRFDEDYHPSENTRITTNFANLARGQSRQQNLRNTLKMIDNRFNALAHWDNPKGDRYAVELEIISVEMKIDADNKGNAIPLIEILKTNIVDQKTNERIDGIVGNNFSSYVRDYDFSVLLLGHNKGRPEFSTPDNFGELHAKLFKCFVNSNTYKANFSKPPVICLSVSSSNVYHRTENQHPVLGVEYQQDEYSLTDEYFNKMGLKVRYFMPPNSVAPLAFYFSGDLLGDYTNLELISTISTMDTFQKIYRPEIYNANSAAGKSYQPSLQHQDYSLTRIVYDREERNRLAIEQGQFVEQNFIKPYQAVLEQWSAHYAL; encoded by the coding sequence ATGAATAACGAATTTGCATTTGCGATCAAGCGCATTCGTTTCGATGAGGATTATCACCCCTCCGAAAATACGCGCATTACCACCAACTTTGCCAATTTGGCCCGGGGCCAAAGTCGCCAGCAGAACCTGCGCAATACTTTAAAGATGATCGACAATCGCTTTAATGCCCTGGCGCATTGGGATAACCCCAAAGGCGATCGTTATGCTGTCGAGCTCGAGATTATTTCCGTCGAGATGAAAATTGATGCTGATAACAAGGGCAATGCCATCCCTTTAATCGAAATACTCAAAACAAATATCGTTGATCAAAAAACCAACGAGCGCATTGACGGCATTGTCGGCAATAACTTCTCTTCCTACGTGCGGGATTATGACTTCAGTGTGCTGTTGTTGGGCCACAACAAAGGCCGCCCCGAATTCAGCACGCCCGACAATTTTGGCGAGCTGCACGCAAAGCTGTTCAAGTGTTTTGTGAATTCAAACACTTACAAAGCTAATTTCAGCAAGCCGCCGGTCATATGCCTCAGCGTGTCGAGCAGCAATGTCTACCATCGCACCGAAAACCAGCACCCTGTACTGGGCGTTGAGTACCAGCAGGACGAATACTCGCTGACGGACGAATACTTCAACAAGATGGGCCTGAAAGTGCGCTACTTCATGCCACCCAACAGCGTTGCGCCGTTGGCATTTTATTTTTCCGGTGATTTGCTCGGTGATTACACCAACCTAGAGCTGATCAGCACCATCAGCACCATGGACACGTTCCAGAAGATCTACCGCCCTGAGATCTATAACGCGAACTCCGCAGCCGGTAAATCCTATCAGCCCAGCTTGCAGCACCAGGACTATTCATTAACGCGCATTGTTTATGACCGAGAAGAGCGTAACCGCCTGGCGATTGAGCAGGGGCAATTTGTAGAGCAGAACTTTATCAAGCCCTATCAAGCTGTGCTTGAACAGTGGTCCGCTCATTACGCGCTTTGA
- a CDS encoding AraC family transcriptional regulator produces MTAATAPRFWRDARLPFIEARTIADGRKVTYTRHAHEHFSIGAITTGRSYYHYGEQTFEISAGTVVLMNPGDVHACNPIYDQPWSYHMIYLDTPWLTDLQYQLGFSTDQGYRPFNTPHTRDTVLYNGLIELYAILLDEHAELLQKQSALVSYFTEVQQRLNPSLTPVREVNHKLERAAEYIRAHCTEAVKLEEICLAAELSPSYLIRAFKQYYGLTPHAFLVNRRIQFARTQLRNGELIADVALTAGFADQAHFQRAFKQHFAATPGQYRDLLKPSANNPHWPPATRPLSG; encoded by the coding sequence ATGACCGCCGCTACTGCACCGCGCTTCTGGCGTGACGCGCGCCTGCCGTTCATCGAGGCGCGGACCATCGCCGATGGGCGCAAGGTCACCTACACGCGTCACGCCCACGAGCATTTTTCCATCGGCGCGATCACCACCGGGCGCAGTTATTACCACTACGGCGAGCAGACCTTTGAGATCAGCGCCGGCACGGTGGTGTTGATGAACCCCGGCGACGTGCATGCGTGCAACCCTATCTACGATCAGCCCTGGTCGTATCACATGATTTACCTCGACACGCCGTGGCTGACGGACCTGCAATACCAATTGGGCTTCAGCACCGATCAGGGTTACCGCCCCTTCAACACGCCCCACACCCGCGACACGGTGTTGTACAACGGCTTGATCGAGCTTTACGCAATTCTGCTGGATGAGCACGCCGAGCTGCTGCAAAAGCAGAGCGCGCTGGTGAGTTATTTCACCGAAGTGCAGCAGCGTTTGAACCCTTCGCTGACGCCGGTGCGCGAGGTCAATCACAAGCTGGAGCGCGCCGCCGAGTACATCCGCGCGCACTGCACCGAGGCGGTGAAGCTGGAAGAGATTTGCCTGGCGGCCGAGCTGTCGCCGTCTTACCTGATCCGCGCGTTCAAGCAGTATTACGGGCTCACGCCGCATGCCTTTCTGGTCAACCGGCGTATCCAGTTTGCCCGCACCCAATTGCGCAACGGCGAGCTGATCGCCGATGTGGCGCTGACCGCCGGGTTTGCCGACCAGGCGCATTTCCAGCGTGCATTCAAACAGCATTTCGCCGCCACGCCGGGGCAGTACCGCGACTTGCTCAAG
- a CDS encoding GNAT family N-acetyltransferase, which translates to MPALTFRNALPADAARCFEIEITAYEGDEAATLEKIATRIAQYPEGFLILEADGAVVGFINCGCAHQVVISDEAFKELVGHSAEAPNVVIMSVVVDPAHQGKGYSKLLMTEFVQRMRALGKHTIHLMCKEQHVPLYTRMGYTYVQPSPSDHGGMAWHEMVMAL; encoded by the coding sequence ATGCCCGCCCTCACCTTCCGTAACGCCCTGCCCGCCGACGCCGCGCGCTGCTTTGAAATCGAGATCACTGCCTACGAAGGCGACGAAGCCGCGACCCTGGAAAAGATCGCCACACGCATCGCGCAGTACCCCGAGGGCTTTTTGATTCTGGAGGCGGATGGCGCGGTGGTGGGCTTTATCAACTGCGGCTGCGCCCATCAGGTGGTGATTTCGGATGAGGCGTTCAAGGAGCTGGTAGGGCATTCGGCCGAGGCGCCGAATGTGGTGATCATGTCGGTGGTGGTCGACCCGGCGCATCAGGGCAAGGGTTATTCCAAGCTGTTGATGACGGAGTTTGTGCAGCGCATGCGCGCGCTGGGCAAGCATACGATTCACTTGATGTGCAAGGAGCAGCACGTGCCGTTGTACACGCGCATGGGTTACACCTATGTGCAGCCTTCGCCGTCGGATCATGGCGGGATGGCGTGGCATGAGATGGTGATGGCGCTTTAA
- a CDS encoding flavin reductase family protein — MSLPSTAIEPLHFREALGHYASGITVITSHLEGEPIGFTCQSFYSVSMSPPLVSFSVMSTSASYPKIRQAGRFVVNILSGEQVKISNQFARRGTDKWHGVDWQPSPLGNPIIAGSLHWLDCQIHAEHAAGDHLIVIGEVKALSLQDTAATQPLLYFKGQYCNLAAHSVG, encoded by the coding sequence ATGTCACTTCCCAGTACTGCCATCGAGCCCCTGCACTTTCGCGAAGCGCTCGGGCACTACGCCTCCGGCATCACCGTGATCACCTCGCACCTGGAGGGCGAACCGATCGGCTTCACCTGCCAGTCGTTCTACAGCGTGTCCATGAGCCCGCCACTGGTGTCCTTCAGCGTCATGTCCACCTCGGCCAGCTACCCCAAAATCCGCCAGGCCGGCCGCTTTGTCGTCAACATCCTCTCCGGTGAACAAGTCAAAATCTCCAACCAGTTCGCCCGACGAGGCACCGACAAATGGCACGGCGTCGACTGGCAACCATCGCCACTCGGCAACCCCATCATCGCCGGCAGCCTGCACTGGCTCGATTGCCAAATCCACGCCGAACACGCCGCAGGTGACCACCTGATCGTCATTGGCGAAGTCAAAGCGCTAAGCCTGCAAGACACGGCGGCTACGCAACCATTGCTGTACTTCAAAGGGCAATATTGCAACCTCGCCGCCCATAGCGTGGGTTGA